CCGTGGTATCGCCGATGCTTACAGAGACCTCACAGCGTGGATGCTTTTCATAAAAGGCCTTGAGTGCAGCGGGTAGCACAATTTGGCAGATGGAGTCCGGCACTCCGACGTGGATCGAGGTGTAGCCCCATTGCTTGAGCTTTTCGAGTTTGGACAAGCCGGACTCGAGCTCGGCGACAACACGCTTTGAGTGGTGCAGGAAGACCTCGCCATAAGGTGTGAGGATGATGCGCTTTCCCATGCGCTCGATCAGTGGGCAATCGAGTTGTTTTTCCAGAGCTTTGATCGAGTGACTGACGGCGGACTGGGTGATGAAGCAGAGTCGGGCCGCCGCGGTAAACGATCGGGTTTCCTCCAAGGCAATAAAGATATTGAGCTGACGTATATCGGGTAGATTCATAATACAGTTGTTTGGATAATAGTATTGATGAGAAATACTCAGCAGTTGCCATACCATGTTTCTCCATGACTTATTTTCATCTTTAAAATGATGCGTCTGAATAGCAATGGGGTTCGATTGGCATAGGGAGTGCTTGATGGGCGGATATGAGCAACACACAACTCAACCCCCTAAATGTTAAAAACCCGAGCATTCGCACCCTGCACTTCACCTGGGTGGCGTTTTTTATAACATTCGTTGTCTGGTTCACCCACGCGCCTTTGGGCTCGGTGTTGACGGAAGCCTTTGGCATGAGCAAGGCGCAGTGGAAGGCGCTGCTGATCTTAAATGTGGCCCTGACGATCCCTGCACGGGTGGTGATTGGCATGCTGGTGGATAAATTGGGACCACGGAAAACTTACAGTGCGCTGCTCATCATCTCGGGGGTCTTATGCGCCCTGTTTGCATCCGCCCAAACCTACGAACAGCTCGCGATGGCGCGCTTTGCAATGGGGTTTGTGGGGGCTGGATTTGTCATTGGTATCCGCATGGTGGGCGAGTGGTTCCCGGCTCGTCAGGTGGGACTGGCCGAGGGGGTTTACGGCGGCTGGGGGAACTTCGGCTCGGCTGCTGCCGCGATGACCATGCCCTCGCTGGCCTTGGCCTTTGGCGGTGAAAACGGCTGGCGTTACGCTCTTTACAGCGTCGGTGCCATCGCCTCGCTTTACGGAGTTTTCTACTACATCGTGGCCCGCGATACCCCAAAGGGATCGACCTATTTCAAACCGAAAAAAAGTGGAGGCATGGAAGTCAGCACTCCGCGTGACTTCTACTTCCTGCTCGTAATGACGGTGCCGATGTATCTCGCGCTCGCCGTGCTGGGCTGGAAGCTGTCACCGACCGGTGTCGGGCTGCTCAGCCAGACAGCTGTCAATATCATCTACGTCGGCCTCGCCGCGCTGTTTGCCTTCCAGGCCTCGCAGATCTATCGCGTGAACAAGGAGATGCTGAAAAATGGAGGCGTGGGCGAGATGTTCCGGTTCAAGTTCAAGCAGGTTGCCATTTTGGATTTGAACTACTTTGTCACTTTCGGTTCCGAACTGGCGGTGGTCTCGATGCTGCCATTTTTCTTCATGGACACCTTTGGCCTCAGTGCGGTGACCGCCGGCCTGCTGGCTTCCGGATTTGCCTTCATGAACCTGGTCGCACGCCCGGCAGGTGGCTTGATTTCTGATAAACTGGGAAGACGCAAGAGTCTGCTGATCTTCATGGTGGGGCTGGCTGTGGGTTATTTCCTGATGAGCCAGATCGATGCCGGTTGGGCAATCCCACTCGCCGTGGGAGTCACCATGCTTTGTTCCTTCTTTGTGCAGTCTGGTGAGGGTGCCGTGTTTGCCATCGTGCCGCTGGTGCAGCGTCGGATGACCGGCCAGATTGCAGGGATGGCAGGAGCCTACGGCAACGTGGGAGCGGTGGTGTTCCTGACCGTGTTTTCCTTCGTCAATGCCTCCACTTTCTTCATGATCATCGCCGCGTCGAGCTCGCTGGGTTTTGTGGCCACCATGTTCCTTGACGAGCCGGAAGGGCACGTCGCCGAGGTCATGCCTGATGGTTCTGTGGAATTCATCGAAGTCGCATGAGTGAACTTCCCCATTGCCATCCCTCCCCGTCTGATGTGAAGCTGGCTGGGATGAAAAATCATAGCCCTGCCCCGTCTCGACTCCGCGTTGAGGCGGGGCAGTGTTCTTTGTGTGGTCCGAAGGAGCAAAACGAAGACTGCACCGGCGTGCGAGTGCCGGACGATGCGGTGGTCGCTACCAAAGGCATTGCCGCAGTGGTTGCCGATGGGGTCAGCGCGGCCAACGGCGGCAAGGTGGCCGGCGAGATGTGTGTCCAAGGTTTTCTCTCCGATTACTTCTGCACGCCAGAGACTTGGACGGTGAAGACCTCTGCGCAGCGGGTCTTGGATAGCCTCAACCGCTGGCTCTACGGGCAGGGGAGTGCCGAGGGCTTCAGCGATGAAAAAGGCTACGTCTCCACCCACAGTTCACTGGTGCTCTGTTCGCGCACCGGCTTCATTTTCCACGTCGGAGACTCCCGCATTTACCGCGTCAGAGATGGTGAGATCGAGCAGCTGACACGCGACCACCGATCGATGGTTTCCAAAGCGAGCTTTTTGAATAGGGCCATGGGCTTGAGCCTTAACTTGAAAGTGGATTACCGCGAGGCGGACCTGCAAGTGGATGATCTGTTCATCCTCTGCACCGATGGCGTGCACGATTTTATCAGCGACCAAGAAATTCGCAAATTGGCCGATTCCGAAGGCTGCCTCGATGACATCGCTGCCGCCATGGCGCAGCGGGCACTGGACAGCGGTGGCGACGACAACACCACCTGTGTGCTGGTGAAGGTGGAAAGCCTTCCGGACAGCAACTACGAAGAAGCCCAGAGGGTGGTGAGTGAGCGTCCGTTTCCTCCTTTGTTGGCTCCGGGGATGAAAATCGACGGACTGGAAGTGGAGGAGGTGATGGTGGAAAGTAAACGCAGCCAGCTCTACCGGGTGCGCGATCTCAACGACGGACGCATGCTGGTGATGAAAACTCCATCGGTGAATTTCAAAGACGACCCAGAATACATCGAACGCTTTGCCGCCGAGGAATGGGTGGGCAAACGGGTGGAGCACAAGAACTTGGTGCGCGTGATCGACCGCGATAGCAAACCGACCTTTCTCTACTACCTGATGGAATCACTCGACGGGCAAAACCTGGCCGACTGGTTGCACGGTCATCAAGGCCGGCCACCGATCGATGAAGTGGTCGCCATCGTCCGGCAGATTGTTTCCGGCGTGCGGGCGCTGCACCGCAAGGAGGTGCTGCATCAGGATTTGAAATTGGAAAACATCATCGTCGATGCCGAGGGCAAGGTAACGGTGATCGATTACGGTTCCTGCCGGATCGCTGGCCTGCGTGAACGCCTTGGTCGTCAGGATGACGACGCTCTCGGCACGCTTGATTTTTCAGCTCCGGAGTATCGGATGCCGACGTCCAGCAGGATTGGCCCGCGGGCGGATCAATTTTCCATCGCGATGATTGCCTATCACCTGCTCAGCGGTGGCAAGTGCCCCTACGGTGAGAAATGGGCGAAGGCAAAGAGCCCCAAGGATTTTAGCCAGCTGGAATACGTGCCGCTTTACCATCACTACCCGATGGTGCCGGTGTGGCTCGATGGTGCGGTGGCGCGGGCGGTGGAAATCGTCCCCGGCGCCCGTTATCAGGGTATGAGTGAGTGGGTCTACGATCTCGAGCACCCCAGCGATTCCTATTCCATGGCTTCGTATTTGCCATTGATCGAGCGCAATCCGGTGAAGTTCTGGCAGACTGTATCGGCGGTGCTCGCCGGGATCATTATCCTGCTACTGGTGATTAAATGATAAATTATCACATAAATAATGAAATGTGATCATCGTCACAAGGGTCACTGGCATGACGCCTGCTATGAGGACGGTAATGCCCCTAGCCACACACAAGAATGACGAGTACAGCTTCTCGAAAAAGCCCTATGTACTCGGTGACGATCAGCTGAATCTGATCGAGGAGTTCTTGCGTGAACAGCAGGAGCTGACCGCTGTGGACCGCTTTAGCCAGAAGCATGCCTCCACCCCCGGTCACGCGCAGAAAAATTACTACCAAGACCTGATCCCGATCCGCAAACCGTCGACCGGTGAGCAGTATGCCTTCGAGGTGGATCTCGACAAATGCACCGGCTGCAAAGCCTGTGTGGTGGCCTGCCACAGCTTGAACGGGCTGAACGATCAGGAAAGCTGGCGCGATATCGGATCGATCCGTGGCGTCGTCGATGGCGTGGCCGAGCAGCAGACGGTGACCACGGCCTGTCACCACTGCGCCGATCCTGCCTGCCTCAATGGCTGCCCGGTGGGCGCCTACGAAAAGGAAAAGGACACCGGGGTGGTGCGCCACCTCGACGACCAATGCATCGGCTGCCAATACTGCTCGCTGAAGTGTCCTTATGACGTGCCGAAATACGACAAGTCCCTGGGGATTGTGAGGAAATGCGATATGTGCCACGAGCGCCTCGCCGAAGGGGAAGCCCCGGCATGTGTGCAATCCTGCCCCAGCGGAGCCATCCAAATCAAAGTGGTGCAAACCAGCGGCGTGCACGAGGCGGCGAAGGGAGGACGGCGGATGCTGCCCGGAGCATTTCAGTCGGAATACACCAAGCCGACCACCGTTTTCCGCAGCAAGCGCAAGCTGGACGCAACCATGCAGGCGAGCGATGAATATGAGCTCACTCCGGCGCACTCGCACCTGCCGCTGGTGACCATGCTGATGCTCACTCAGGTGGCTGTCGGGCTGTCATTGGTCGATGGCATCGGGCGGCTGTTAGCTCCCGAACGATTTACCAACTTGCATCTTCCGCTGCTGCTTGCGGCTGTGTTGTTAGGAAAGGTAGGCCTGATTGCCAGCTTCACCCACCTCGGCAGTCCGAAGGGTGCCTGGCGTTGTTTCCTCGGTCTGAAAACCTCCTGGCTGAGTCGAGAGGTGATTCTCTTTGGTGCGTGGATGCCGGCGTTGATGCTGTCCCTGGCTGTGGCCGCGTGGCCACATCTCTACGGCTGGGCTCCGACAGCTGCACAGGCAATTTTACCGAGCGTCCTCCCAGGCTGGTTCGCGTTGGCGACTTCGGCATTGGCTGTTTTGTTAGGTCTGGTGAGCGTGTTCTGTTCGATCATGGTCTACGTCGATACCCGCCGCGCATTTTGGTCGATGGGTAAAACGCTCGGCCGCTTTGGAGGCACGATGTTGTTAGGAGGTTTCACCGGTCTCTGCGCTGCGGAGTTGATCTTTGCGGACTCGGTCACGGTCTTTGCTGTGACGGGTGTATTGCTCTCGCTGGTGCTCAAGCTGGTCACTGAGATCCGGCAGCTGACACCGGCGAAGCAGGACGAGTGGAGTTATGCCAAGAAAAGCGCACTGCTGCAGCTGCAGCCGCTGAGTTCGGTGCTGAAACTTCGCTGGCTGACACTCACGGCGGCGATGCTGGCGGTGGCTCTGGCGATCCTGGTTCCCCCGCTGGCGGTGACCGGCGCCGTGGTGGCCTGTATTTCCCTGCTCGCCAGCGAGTGGCTCGAGCGTAAGCTGTTCTTCCAGGCCGTGGTCACTCTGAAGATGCCCGGTGAGCTGAGCCGTCCGCATTAAGCACTTCATCTCCACGATTTCCAACATGTCGACACCTAGTCATTTCCTCAAACAGCTGATCCCTCCCGTGCGCCAATGGCAGGGGCCGAAGACCGACCGCCTGGTGCGCAAGCCGGGGAAATTTGGCCTTGGTCAGGTGCCGGCGAATGTGGTCCCGGATGCCACCACCACTATGGTCTGCGGTTTCTGTGCCACCGGCTGTGGGCTCAATATTCACATGAAGGAAAATGAGGCGGTGGGCTTGACTCCTGCCACCGAATACCCGGTGAACCTCGGCATGGCCTGCCCAAAAGGATGGGAGGCGCTGACCCCACTGCAGGCGAAAGATC
This window of the Oceaniferula flava genome carries:
- a CDS encoding NarK family nitrate/nitrite MFS transporter, whose product is MSNTQLNPLNVKNPSIRTLHFTWVAFFITFVVWFTHAPLGSVLTEAFGMSKAQWKALLILNVALTIPARVVIGMLVDKLGPRKTYSALLIISGVLCALFASAQTYEQLAMARFAMGFVGAGFVIGIRMVGEWFPARQVGLAEGVYGGWGNFGSAAAAMTMPSLALAFGGENGWRYALYSVGAIASLYGVFYYIVARDTPKGSTYFKPKKSGGMEVSTPRDFYFLLVMTVPMYLALAVLGWKLSPTGVGLLSQTAVNIIYVGLAALFAFQASQIYRVNKEMLKNGGVGEMFRFKFKQVAILDLNYFVTFGSELAVVSMLPFFFMDTFGLSAVTAGLLASGFAFMNLVARPAGGLISDKLGRRKSLLIFMVGLAVGYFLMSQIDAGWAIPLAVGVTMLCSFFVQSGEGAVFAIVPLVQRRMTGQIAGMAGAYGNVGAVVFLTVFSFVNASTFFMIIAASSSLGFVATMFLDEPEGHVAEVMPDGSVEFIEVA
- a CDS encoding protein kinase domain-containing protein, coding for MSELPHCHPSPSDVKLAGMKNHSPAPSRLRVEAGQCSLCGPKEQNEDCTGVRVPDDAVVATKGIAAVVADGVSAANGGKVAGEMCVQGFLSDYFCTPETWTVKTSAQRVLDSLNRWLYGQGSAEGFSDEKGYVSTHSSLVLCSRTGFIFHVGDSRIYRVRDGEIEQLTRDHRSMVSKASFLNRAMGLSLNLKVDYREADLQVDDLFILCTDGVHDFISDQEIRKLADSEGCLDDIAAAMAQRALDSGGDDNTTCVLVKVESLPDSNYEEAQRVVSERPFPPLLAPGMKIDGLEVEEVMVESKRSQLYRVRDLNDGRMLVMKTPSVNFKDDPEYIERFAAEEWVGKRVEHKNLVRVIDRDSKPTFLYYLMESLDGQNLADWLHGHQGRPPIDEVVAIVRQIVSGVRALHRKEVLHQDLKLENIIVDAEGKVTVIDYGSCRIAGLRERLGRQDDDALGTLDFSAPEYRMPTSSRIGPRADQFSIAMIAYHLLSGGKCPYGEKWAKAKSPKDFSQLEYVPLYHHYPMVPVWLDGAVARAVEIVPGARYQGMSEWVYDLEHPSDSYSMASYLPLIERNPVKFWQTVSAVLAGIIILLLVIK
- a CDS encoding DmsC/YnfH family molybdoenzyme membrane anchor subunit, whose amino-acid sequence is MPLATHKNDEYSFSKKPYVLGDDQLNLIEEFLREQQELTAVDRFSQKHASTPGHAQKNYYQDLIPIRKPSTGEQYAFEVDLDKCTGCKACVVACHSLNGLNDQESWRDIGSIRGVVDGVAEQQTVTTACHHCADPACLNGCPVGAYEKEKDTGVVRHLDDQCIGCQYCSLKCPYDVPKYDKSLGIVRKCDMCHERLAEGEAPACVQSCPSGAIQIKVVQTSGVHEAAKGGRRMLPGAFQSEYTKPTTVFRSKRKLDATMQASDEYELTPAHSHLPLVTMLMLTQVAVGLSLVDGIGRLLAPERFTNLHLPLLLAAVLLGKVGLIASFTHLGSPKGAWRCFLGLKTSWLSREVILFGAWMPALMLSLAVAAWPHLYGWAPTAAQAILPSVLPGWFALATSALAVLLGLVSVFCSIMVYVDTRRAFWSMGKTLGRFGGTMLLGGFTGLCAAELIFADSVTVFAVTGVLLSLVLKLVTEIRQLTPAKQDEWSYAKKSALLQLQPLSSVLKLRWLTLTAAMLAVALAILVPPLAVTGAVVACISLLASEWLERKLFFQAVVTLKMPGELSRPH